In one window of Ferrovum sp. PN-J185 DNA:
- a CDS encoding NAD(+) synthase — MIDINSLPYFNLYHHGFFRTAVATPRVYLADPKTNSKEIKTLILNAVSQKVGLVVFPELSLSGYSCDDLFHQQSLIEESLNQLNILIAETADLPIISVVGLPIKNNNKLFNCAAIFSQGKLFGLVPKTYIPNNREFYEARYFTPADPNVVEYLSINNQDIPFGSKIIFSVKNIPDLKIAIEICEDLWVPIPPSSFAALAGATVIANLSASNASVGKAEYRRQLVSNQAARCLSAYVYSAAGVGESTTDLAWDGHGMICDYGLIVNETKRYALESQLITGDIDIQRLVQERIRQNTFAQSQDQFSVEIENFNKINIALSLYGDSVIELINPPLRFPYVPQTVMDRSTRCQEVFEIQVQGLISRIRFTGLSNLIIGVSGGLDSTHALLVAVTAIDRLQLSRKSIKAYGLTGFATREKSIDFFNTLTNQLGVSGEIIDIRPSCMQMLKDLGHPFAEGQPVFDITFENVQAGERSNHLFRLANMQQAMVVGTSDLSELALGWATYGVGDHMAHYHVNASVPKSLMQHLVDWWADHATDNEKLKLTLKKIVQTEISPELIPAEHNGQIQSTEKVIGPYELQDFHLYYLTRFGFSPERVAFMAWCAWHDINSGKWPELTLFEKHTYDIASIKHWLTIFIKRFFEQSQYKRSCIANSPKVGSGGSLSPRGDWRAPSDSKATLWLDKINLIPDTVK, encoded by the coding sequence ATGATAGATATCAACTCACTACCCTACTTTAATCTCTATCACCATGGTTTTTTTAGAACAGCCGTAGCAACACCTCGTGTCTATCTAGCAGATCCTAAAACCAACTCAAAAGAGATAAAGACATTAATTCTCAATGCAGTATCTCAGAAAGTAGGATTGGTGGTTTTTCCCGAATTATCTTTATCAGGATATAGCTGTGATGATCTGTTTCATCAACAATCTCTCATTGAAGAATCATTAAATCAACTTAATATACTTATAGCAGAAACTGCAGACTTACCAATTATCTCAGTTGTTGGATTACCAATTAAAAATAATAATAAGTTGTTTAATTGTGCAGCCATATTTTCTCAAGGAAAATTATTTGGATTAGTGCCTAAAACATATATTCCAAATAATCGTGAGTTTTATGAGGCACGGTATTTTACTCCAGCTGATCCAAACGTCGTTGAATACCTATCTATTAATAATCAAGATATTCCATTTGGTAGCAAAATTATTTTTTCTGTTAAGAATATTCCCGATCTTAAAATTGCCATTGAGATTTGTGAAGATTTGTGGGTTCCCATCCCTCCTTCATCCTTTGCAGCTCTTGCAGGGGCAACAGTCATAGCTAATCTCTCTGCCTCTAATGCATCGGTAGGAAAAGCTGAATATCGACGTCAACTTGTTAGTAACCAGGCGGCAAGATGCCTTAGTGCATATGTCTATAGTGCGGCGGGTGTTGGAGAGTCAACCACAGACCTTGCCTGGGACGGGCATGGTATGATTTGTGATTATGGATTAATAGTTAACGAAACAAAACGGTATGCTCTTGAATCCCAATTGATTACTGGTGATATAGATATCCAACGATTAGTTCAAGAAAGAATCCGACAAAATACGTTTGCTCAAAGCCAAGATCAATTTTCTGTTGAAATAGAAAACTTTAATAAAATTAATATTGCCCTATCTCTTTATGGTGATTCTGTAATAGAGTTAATTAATCCTCCATTACGTTTTCCTTATGTCCCACAAACTGTAATGGACAGATCTACTCGCTGCCAGGAAGTCTTTGAAATACAGGTTCAAGGACTTATCTCCAGAATACGCTTTACAGGATTATCAAATTTAATAATCGGCGTTTCAGGAGGACTTGATTCTACCCACGCTCTACTGGTTGCAGTAACTGCGATAGATCGTTTGCAATTATCAAGAAAGTCGATTAAAGCCTACGGTTTAACAGGATTTGCTACCCGTGAAAAATCAATTGATTTCTTCAATACACTCACTAATCAACTAGGGGTAAGCGGAGAAATTATAGATATTAGACCAAGTTGCATGCAAATGTTAAAAGATCTTGGACACCCCTTTGCAGAAGGTCAACCTGTCTTCGACATTACCTTTGAAAACGTTCAAGCAGGCGAACGGTCAAATCATTTATTTAGACTTGCTAATATGCAACAGGCAATGGTCGTGGGTACTAGTGATTTAAGTGAATTAGCGTTAGGTTGGGCAACCTACGGAGTGGGTGATCATATGGCTCACTATCATGTGAATGCAAGTGTTCCAAAATCATTAATGCAACACTTAGTTGACTGGTGGGCAGATCATGCTACAGATAATGAAAAACTTAAATTAACACTAAAAAAAATTGTTCAGACAGAGATCTCGCCTGAATTAATTCCTGCAGAACATAACGGACAGATTCAATCTACAGAAAAAGTAATAGGCCCTTATGAGTTGCAAGATTTCCACTTGTACTATTTAACTCGTTTTGGTTTTTCACCCGAACGTGTCGCATTTATGGCCTGGTGTGCGTGGCATGACATTAATAGCGGAAAGTGGCCTGAGTTAACTCTATTTGAAAAACATACCTACGATATTGCATCTATTAAACATTGGTTAACAATATTTATAAAACGTTTTTTTGAACAAAGTCAGTACAAACGAAGTTGTATAGCAAATTCACCCAAGGTCGGTTCTGGTGGATCATTATCTCCACGTGGTGATTGGCGTGCACCAAGCGATAGTAAAGCTACTCTTTGGCTTGATAAAATTAATTTAATACCCGATACAGTTAAATAA